AAATTCTACGAATATATGACCGGCTATCTCGGCGGCCCGCCGCTCTATACCGACAAGCGCGGCCATCCACGCCTGCGCAGCCGCCATTTCGTCGCCGAGATCGGCCCTGTCGAGCGCGACGAATGGCTGCTCTGCTTCCGCCGCGCCCTGGACGAGACGATCGCAAGCCAGGCGCTGCGCGATCTCATCTGGGCGCCGGTGGAACGGCTCGCCTATCACATGCAGAACAAGGTCCCTGACAACAAGGAACAATCATGAGCTTGAACGCGCGTCTGGAACCGGTGTTTTATCTCTTTGCCGGCCTGTTTGGCGTAGCCGGCGTGGCGCTCGCCGCCCTTGCTGCCCATGGCGGCGGCGAGGCCAATCTTGCGGCATCCGCATCTGCCATGTGCCTTGCCCACGCCCCTGCCCTGCTGGCATTGGCTCTCGGCAACGTCAGGCTCAGAACCGCCTGGCTGGCCGGTTTGCTGATGATTGTCGGAACGCTGCTCTTTGCGGGCGATCTCGTCACCCTGCGCTTTGCCGGCTCCAGCCTCTTCCCCTATGCCGCGCCGACCGGCGGCTGGGCGATGATGCTTGGCTGGCTGGCCGTTGCGGCAGGCGCTATCTTCCACGTCAGGAATTGAGAGAGCTTTTACTGACCGCTCAAGCCCTCTCCTCCCTCATTCCTGTGCCAGTCACAGGAATCCCGTGCGCCCAAGTCCTTGGGCGCGAAAGACTTTTCCCCCGCGGTGTTGGTTCATTCACGGCGCAGACGCGCCGTGGCTGGATTCCTGTGACGATCACAGGAATGAGGGTGGTGGGCCAGGACGAGTACAAAATCAAGATTTTAGCCAAGAGCCAAGTCGCTCTGCATCAACCACAATCAAATCCCGTCGACCACATTGAAACCCTCGAAAACAGGCGGCCCCTTGTAGATCGCCTTGTGATCGCCAGCATTGCGGTGCGCCGCGCGAAAGCTCTCGGACTTCGTCCAGTTCTGAAAATCCGCTTCGCTTTTCCAGACCGTGTGCGAGGAATAGAGCGTATAGCCCTCCTCTTCGTTGGCCTTGCCGCGCAGCAGCCGGAATTCGACGAAACCGGGCACCTCGGGCAAGCTGGAATCGCGATTGCGCCAGACCGTCTCGAAATCGCCTTCGCTCCCGGTTGCAACCTTGAAGCGGTTCATTGCGATATACATGAATCTCCTTACGCCTTCCTCTTGCCCGCCCTTGCAGAACGCAAGGGAAAGGCGAGAACATTATCACCGTTTGCCGCTGCCGGGCCAAGCGGTCTTGTTGTCGCTTCCCCGGGCATGCGCGCTTCCCAGGTCGGGAACAGCGTCACATTCTGGTAGATCTGCTGGCGTTCGGCATGCTGCTGGAAAAGTTCGTAGAGTTCGGGCACGAGGCCCTCGCCTGTCTGCGCGGCGAGCTTGTGCAGGCCGATCATGGTGAAGCCGTCGGGGCGCTGGTCGTTCATCGGGAATTGTCTCGTTCGTTCATCGTCTGCAGCGCACGCTCCAGACTGGACTTGCTGCCGTTGCGAAGCGGGATGAAGGTCTTGCTGAACTTCTTGCAGCCGGTCTTCACACGCAGGCAGGCATCGTGGCTGATACAGTCGATCGGGCAGAACACGCAGTCGACCGAGGGAAGCAGAGTATCGATGCGGGAAACCGCTTCGCGCAGACCGCCATCATGGTGGATGAGCTCAGCGCCGAAATTGCTGCAGATCTGGCGAAGATGCGCCACCTGGCAGTCACGGCCACCGACATAGAGGAAACTGCGGCCATCCAGTTTGGATCGCCCGAGGGATGCTTGACCGGCGTCCTCGCCCGCGCTATCGCGGACCTCCCGGTTCGAACCCTTCTTGCCCTTGCGAGCCATATGCCACCCGTTCGCTCGTTGATCGTCACACGATTCCTGCGTGTGCGGGTGGACCTTATTAAACTTGATTTTTAGAGTAAAGTATAAAGTTGATTATTTTTATCATATTAATTCACTGTGATTGGCAAGGAGGTGAAGTTTCTCCCGTTACCACCAGGCGTCGGGCCAAATGGTGCGGCGCGCCGAACAGCCTCAACGGCGAGTTGGTCGATTTCAGGCACGCCGGAACCGCGTGTGACGCGAACCGAAGTCAAGCCGCCGCTACCATTCACTGAAAACGAGACGACCACGGTTCCCTCGACGCCACGAGGTGTTCTGATTGAACGACGAATGCGACTACGAACCTTTCCGTCGTAATTGGCATTGGCTGCCGTTCCGATCCCGTCGTTATTGCCGGCCGAACGCGAATTGCTATCCGATTGAGCCGTCGCGTTACCTTCGGCGACACCTCGTTCAGAATCCTGCTGCGCCTCACCCTCCGAACCAGCAGCCTTTTTCGGCGGGCGCTTCTTCTCGACCGGCTTCGGCTTTTCCTGCGCCACCACCTTCGGCTTCTGCGTCGGCGTCACGATCTCCTGCGGCACCTCCGGCTCCGGCTGGATTTCCGCCGTTTCGACTGGCTTCACCTCTTCGGGTTCGGCAGCAGCGACAGGCGGCACCTCCGATGGCTGAACTTCCGGGGAGATCTCTTCAGCAGGTTTCGGCTCTTCCGGAACGACGGTCGACATCGGCTGCGCTACAGCAGTTTCAGCCGGCACTTCGGAAACGATAATCTCCGGCTCCGCAGCGGTGACGGTTTCGGGCGAGACGCGCGTCACCTCGGGAGGAGGAGCCTGCTGGACGGTATCCTGGGTCTCGACCGGCGCGACTTCGGTCGGCTGAACGGTTTCCAGTTGAAGTTCCGCCGCTTCGGTCGGCTGGATCTTATCCGGCTCGACGGCTTCCGGAATGATTTCTTCCTGCACCGTGACTTCGGTCTCGCCGGCAGCAGTCTGGTCGACATCCGAGTTGCCGTACATCACCACGCTCACGGCTTCGCCCGCTTCCTCGATCGCCTCTTCCGGAGCATTTGGGAAGGCAATGAGCAACACCGCAGCCAAGGTCATATGGAAAATCAGCGAACAAACACAAGTCAGCGCCACCCGTCTCCGCACCGGTGCCTTCTCGTCCTCCTGCTTTTCCACCGCCGCATCCATCGGCGGCGGAGGAACAGAGGCTATCGGCTCGGCTTCCGGATGGTCGGGAAAGGAAGGGATCTGCGCGAAGCGCGCGTAGTGGACCACCGCCTCGCCGGCCGGCTGCCGCTGCACATTGCGCAGGTCGGAAAGCTCGTGGCCGGGATGCATGTTGTTGTCGTTCAGACCGCCGTCAGCGTCCGGCTCCCCGATGAGCACCTGTCTCGATCTGGTTTTCGCTGAAATTGTCATTTGTATGCCTCGGACAGCCTGAAACAGGTCCGCCGGGACCCCGGCGTATTCTCAAAGCAATTCCAGGAAAAGCGCGAAGCGGTTTTCCGTCCGGAACTGCGTAAAAACAAAAGGTTAGAGCGGTTCTGCGCTTCCTTCAAAAGCTGAACCGCTCTAGCCCTCGAAGGGAACGGAAATCTGCGAGCGGGTGACGAGACCCTTCATGCATTCGCCCGCCGCCGGGCCGTCGCAGACCGGCGTATCGTTGATGATGATGCGGGTGACCGTCTCGCACTTCACATTCGGCATATCGAACTGGCGCACGCGCTTCTTGCCCTTCGGCAGATCGCGGAAGTCGAGCACGGTGATGCGGTCGACGGCATTCTTGTCGTTGAAAAAGGCGAGCTCGAAGGAGATCTTGTTGATCGGGGTCTGGAGATTGTTCTCGGCGACGAAAGTCATCATGCAGCCCTTTTGCGATGGCGCCAGAGCGTTGAGTTCGACATCGAGCTTGGTGGTTGCCGCATCCTGCGCCTGGCATATGCTTGAAACCGCCATCACCATGCCGGCTGCAACAGCCGCAAACCTAACCGTCATCATCTTCTCCGCCATTGTCGCGAACCGCCGCCAGGCGGCCTCATATCAGCAATCTCAAAAACTTGACTGCAATAGTCTCCTATTGCGTCTTTAAAAAACTATGAGTAAGAAAGTCAAGATAATTGTCATCACAACCGGGGACCCTGATCGCCGGCCTCATGGAATTGCCAACCGAAATGATGGTTGAAAAGCCAGATAACTTTAAGCACGTGCCGCTGCAGAGCGAGCCTGCGGCGCAGCACCGGATAGTCGAAAGCGCGGATCTTTTCCGCGGCACGAACGAGATCATGATTAGACACGACGGCTTGGTCTATCGCCTGAAGATCACCCGTCAGGGCAAGCTCATTCTCAATAAGTAGGGTAGGATATGACTGAACAGACAAGACCGGCGCCAGCCGAAATCCGCGCGTTTCGCGCCGACAATCCGAAGATGCGCGAGCGCGATATCGCCGCCCAGCTGAAGATTTCCGAGGCCGCCCTCGTCGCCGCCGAAACCGGCATAAGCGTGACACGCATCGATGGCAGTGCGCTGAAGCTTCTCGAACACGTGGCCGGCCTCGGCGAAGTGATGGCGCTGTCGCGCAACGAAAGTGCCGTGCACGAGAAGATCGGCGTCTACGAAAACATCAAGAGCGGCGCGCAGGCCGCGATCGTTCTCGGCGAGAATATCGATCTGCGCATCTTCCCGAGCCGCTGGGAGCATGGTTTCGCCGTATCCAAGAAGGATGGCGATCAGGAGCGCCTCAGCCTGCAATATTTCGACAAGGCCGGCAACGCCGTGCACAAGGTGCACCTGCGCCCGAGCTCGAATATCGCGGCCTATCACGCGATCGTCGCCGAGCTGAAGCTGGAAGACCAATCGCAGGAATTTGTCGAGGCTGAAACCTCGAACGCCGCCGATGAGACCACTGACGTCAGCCGCGACGAGCTGCGCGACAACTGGAGCAAGCTCACCGATACGCATCAGTTCTTCGGCATGCTGAAGCGCCTGAAGATCGGCCGCCAGGCGGCCGTGCGGACCGTCGGCGACGACTATGCCTGGAAGCTCGACAACAGCGCGACGGCAGAGATGATGCATGCCTCGGTGAAATCCGGCCTGCCGATCATGTGCTTCGTCGCCAATGACGGCATCGTCCAGATCCATTCCGGCCCGATCTTCAACGTGCAGCCGATGGGACCGTGGATCAATATCATGGATCCGACCTTCCACCTGCATCTGCGCCAGGATCACATCGCCGAGACCTGGGCCGTGCGCAAGCCGACCACGGACGGCCACGTCACCTCGCTGGAAGCTTACAATGCCGAAGGCGAGATGATCATCCAGTTCTTCGGCAAGCGGCAGGAAGGTTCCGACGAACGCGCCGAGTGGCGCAAGATCATCGAAAACCTGCCGCGGGCAGCAAGTGTGGCCGCATAAGGATCGCAACGATGACGATGCGTAACAATCTCCGCCGGATCCGCCCTTGGGAACTGGCCCTGACGGCGGCCGTCATGGCGCTGCCGCTGATCCCGATGGCGCGGGCGGTCGACGGCTTTGCCTTCGTCCGCGCAGCCCATGCTGAGGAAAAGAAGTTCGACACGTCGCGCCTGGTTTCGGTCGGTGGCGACATCACCGAAATCGTCTATGCGCTCGGCGAGGAAAACCGGCTGATCGCCCGCGACACGACGAGCATCTATCCGGAGGCGGCGCTGAAGCTGCCCAATGTCGGTTACATGCGCGCACTCTCGCCGGAAGGCATCCTCGCCATGAACCCGACGGCGATCATCGCCGTCGAAGGTTCGGGCCCGCAGGAGGCGCTGGCCGTGCTGAAAAATACCAGCGTGCCCTTCGAGTCCGTGCCGAGCGCCTTTACCCGCGACGGCATCATCGCCAAGATCGACCGTGTCGGCACATTGCTCGGCGTGCCCGACAAGGCGAAGGCGCTTGAAGAAAAGGTCTCAGCCGATCTCGACGCGGCGATCGCCGATGCCGAAAAGCGCCCGGAGGCCGAGCGCAAGCGCGTTCTCTTCATCCTCAGCGCCCAGAACGGCCGGATCATGGCATCGGGCACCGGCACGGCCGCCGATGGCATCGTCAAGCTCGCCGGCGCCATCAATGCCGTCGGCGCATTCCCGGGCTACAAGCCGCTGACGGACGAGGCGATCATCGAAGCCAAGCCCGACATCATCCTGATGATGAACCGCGGCGATGGCGCCGGCACCAAGAACGAGGACCTGCTGGCTCAGCCGGCGATCGCGCTGACACCGGCAGGTGAGAAAAAAGCGATCATCCGAATGGATGGCGTTTACCTGCTCGGCTTCGGCCCGCGCACTGCCGCCGCCGCGCGTGAGCTCAACACGGCGATCTACGGGGGCTGATCATGGCCCTGCCGCAAGCCATGATGGAACGAAGGCGATCATTCCCGATCGCGGACATCCGCGAAATCAGGCAGGCCGGCGACAGGACGCGGCTCGCCTTGCTGGCGCTCGCTCTGCTCGTCGCCGGCTCGGTCTTCTCAATGCTGTTTTCGGTGACGACAGGCGCCTCGGATGTCTCGATCCTCGACGTGATCAGCAACATCGCCGGCTCCGAGGCGGCGCTCAGCACGCGTGACCGGATCATCATCTTCGATATCCGCCTGCCGAGAGCGATCCTTGGTTTCCTGATCGGCGCCTCGCTGGCCGTCTCCGGTACGGTGATGCAGGGCCTGTTCCGCAATCCGCTAGCCGATCCCGGCCTCGTCGGCGTCTCCTCCGGCGCAAGCTTCGGCGCAGTCGCGATGATCGTGCTCGGCGGCGGCATCGCAGCTCCACTAGAGGCTCTTCTCGGCATCTACGCTCTGCCGGCAGCTGCTTTCGGCGGCGGCCTCGTCACGACGCTGCTGCTCTACAGGATCGCCACCCGTCATGGCCAGACCTCGGTGGCGACGATGCTGCTTGCCGGCATCGCGCTCGGCGCGCTCGCCCTCGCCACAACAGGACTGCTGATCTACATGGCCAACGACCAGCAGCTGCGCGACCTGACCTTCTGGAGCATGGGCTCGCTTGCCGGCGCCACATGGACGAAGATCGCCGCCGCCACTCCGATCATCCTGTTGTCCTTCACCGCCCTGCCCTTCATGGCCCGCGGCCTCAATGCCATCACGCTCGGCGAGGCGGCCGCCTTTCATATGGGCGTGCCGGTGCAGCGGCTGAAGAATGTCGCGATCGTCGGCGTCGCTGCGGCGACCGGCGCGTCCGTTGCCGTCAGCGGCGGCATCGGTTTCGTCGGGATCGTCGTGCCGCATATCCTGCGCATGGCGATCGGTCCCGACCATCGTTTTCTGCTGCCGGCCGCAGCTCTTCTCGGCGGCTCCCTGCTGATCTTCGCGGATGTCCTGGCGCGCACCCTGGTTGCCCCGGCCGAGCTGCCGATCGGCATCATCACCGCGGCGGTCGGCGGACCGTTCTTCCTGTGGATCCTGCTGAGGCAGCGTTCGCGCCTTGCCCTGTGAGCGATGTCGTGAGTGACCCCCGTGAGTGACATTGCGATGATCGAAGTTTCCGGCGTCTCCGTGCGCCTTTCCGGCAAAACCATCATTAGCGACGTCACTTTTACGGCAAATGCCGGCGAGCTGACGGCGATTGCCGGGCCGAACGGCTCCGGCAAGACGACGACGATGAAAGCCATTTCCGGCGAACTTGCCTATGGCGGCTCGGTGCGCATCGGCGACGACGAAGTAAAGGCGCTGAAACCCTGGCAGCTTGCCGCCATTCGTGGCGTGCTGCCGCAGGCAAGCACCATCTCCTTTCCCTTCACCGTGCGCGAGATCGTCCGCATGGGCCTGACGTCAGGCCTCAACCTGCATCCCGACAAGGCCGAGCAGACGGCAGCGGCAGCGCTTGCCTCCGTCGACTTGACCGGCTTCGAAGGCCGTTTCTATCAGGAACTCTCCGGCGGCGAGCAGCAGCGTGTGCAGCTTGCCCGCGTGCTCTGCCAGATCGCCGAGCCCATCGTCGACGGCAAGCCCTGCTGGCTGCTGCTCGACGAGCCGGTCTCAAGCCTCGACATCAGCCACCAGCTGACCATCATGACGCTCGCCCGCAATTTCTGCGAACGCGGCGGCGGTGTCATCGCCGTCATGCACGATCTCAACCTGACGGCGCTCTTTGCCGACCGCATCGTGCTGATGAAATCCGGCCGCCTCGCCGCCGCCGGCAACATCGGCGAAGTGCTGACGAACAAAACGATGCTCTCGGTGTTCGGCTGCGCGCTGCGCATCAACCAGGTGCCGGTCGATGGCACGCCCTTCGTGCTCGCCCACAGCGCCATTTCCCGCCCCTGAACACCGCGCGAGCGGAACTTTTGATCGCCCGGCACGTTGTCGGCAGTGATCTGGGTCAATGCCGGGCGATATCATTCATGCAACGGACGGTGGTGACCCTCGTGCCAAATAGGCGGGCTTGCGCGCGCCCCAGCCAATGGAGACAGCCATGAGCTATTCTATCTTCCAGTCCGGCCGCAGCCGCCGCAACGGGACCTTCCACAATTTGGAATCCGGCATCGAGGAGCAGGTCGAGGCGCTGCGCGGCGAGCTCGCGGAACTGACGCGTCTCGTCGGCAAGAGCTCACGCCACCAGAGCGAAAAAATCCGCAGCCAGGCCGGTGCCGGCTATGAGGAACTGCTCGGCCGCAGCGAGGATCTGCTGCGCGAATTGCAGCACGGCTATGAGCGCGGCGCGACGGAAATGCGCGATACCGTGCGCAAGCATCCGCTGGCAACCATCGGCGCTGCAGCCGCTTTCGGCCTTGCCATCGCCTTCCTCGCCCGGCGCTGAGGAAGCGCGATGCTATTTTCGATCCTCAGCCTGCTGACGGGGGCAAGCGTGCACCGGACCGTTGCGCGCGCAAAGCGCAATGGCATCTTCATTGCGCTTGCCGTGCTCTTACTTCTCACCGCCTACGCGCTGGCCGTCACCGCCGGCGCCGTCTGGCTCGCCGGCATCTACGGCCCGGTCGGAGCTGCCCTCTTCCTGGCCGCCTGCGCGCTGCTGATCGCAATCATCGCCCTGGTGGCGATGTCAATCATCAACGCCCGGGAAGCACGCCGCGCCCGTGAACGCCGTGCGTCGCTCGAATCGCTGGCAACGGTGGGGCTCGGTCTTATCCGCGCCCAGCCGCTGCTGACCGCCGGTGTTCTGGCAGCAATCGTCGCCGCCAATCTGGTGGGGTCAAAGCGCGAGGATTGATGCCTGGGACAAGGCCGCCCCGCACCAAAACCAGGGAGAAGGCCACTCAATTGGTATGGGATGGATGCTTTAACGGCTCATCCCATCTCTCCAGCCTTCAGTTCCTGGTGTCCGGAGCGGCGCGCGAAGTCCACTCATGCTTCGGCCGTTGAGCATCAAGCCAGAGGAGTCTGGGGCAGGCCAGAGCGGGATAGCTGCTCTCCAGACCGATTGCCAGCCCCTCGGGAGAGTTTTATCTTGGGTGGGTATAGGCTATGCAACGTTGTCTACGGTTTGAGAGTTCGTGGACAACCGCTCATGAACGCCGGTGCTGGCAGCGATCATCGCAACCACCTCCTCGTGCGCCAATGAAAAATTAGGCAAGGACGGTCAGCCCATCCTCGCTCATTCGTGTGCCCGTCACAGTAATCCAGCCACGGCGCGTCCGCGCCGTGAGTGAACCAATACCAAGTGGAAAGAGTCTTTCGCGCCCAAGGACTTGGGCGCACTGGATTCCTGCGACA
This Rhizobium brockwellii DNA region includes the following protein-coding sequences:
- a CDS encoding DUF883 family protein, which translates into the protein MSYSIFQSGRSRRNGTFHNLESGIEEQVEALRGELAELTRLVGKSSRHQSEKIRSQAGAGYEELLGRSEDLLRELQHGYERGATEMRDTVRKHPLATIGAAAAFGLAIAFLARR
- a CDS encoding group II truncated hemoglobin; amino-acid sequence: MTEKVTTLYQAIGGDPVVRALTHRFYKLMDRLPEARNVRAVHPPSLTGSEEKFYEYMTGYLGGPPLYTDKRGHPRLRSRHFVAEIGPVERDEWLLCFRRALDETIASQALRDLIWAPVERLAYHMQNKVPDNKEQS
- a CDS encoding antibiotic biosynthesis monooxygenase family protein, with translation MYIAMNRFKVATGSEGDFETVWRNRDSSLPEVPGFVEFRLLRGKANEEEGYTLYSSHTVWKSEADFQNWTKSESFRAAHRNAGDHKAIYKGPPVFEGFNVVDGI
- a CDS encoding heme/hemin ABC transporter substrate-binding protein, whose translation is MTMRNNLRRIRPWELALTAAVMALPLIPMARAVDGFAFVRAAHAEEKKFDTSRLVSVGGDITEIVYALGEENRLIARDTTSIYPEAALKLPNVGYMRALSPEGILAMNPTAIIAVEGSGPQEALAVLKNTSVPFESVPSAFTRDGIIAKIDRVGTLLGVPDKAKALEEKVSADLDAAIADAEKRPEAERKRVLFILSAQNGRIMASGTGTAADGIVKLAGAINAVGAFPGYKPLTDEAIIEAKPDIILMMNRGDGAGTKNEDLLAQPAIALTPAGEKKAIIRMDGVYLLGFGPRTAAAARELNTAIYGG
- a CDS encoding heme ABC transporter ATP-binding protein, yielding MIEVSGVSVRLSGKTIISDVTFTANAGELTAIAGPNGSGKTTTMKAISGELAYGGSVRIGDDEVKALKPWQLAAIRGVLPQASTISFPFTVREIVRMGLTSGLNLHPDKAEQTAAAALASVDLTGFEGRFYQELSGGEQQRVQLARVLCQIAEPIVDGKPCWLLLDEPVSSLDISHQLTIMTLARNFCERGGGVIAVMHDLNLTALFADRIVLMKSGRLAAAGNIGEVLTNKTMLSVFGCALRINQVPVDGTPFVLAHSAISRP
- a CDS encoding hemin-degrading factor; the protein is MTEQTRPAPAEIRAFRADNPKMRERDIAAQLKISEAALVAAETGISVTRIDGSALKLLEHVAGLGEVMALSRNESAVHEKIGVYENIKSGAQAAIVLGENIDLRIFPSRWEHGFAVSKKDGDQERLSLQYFDKAGNAVHKVHLRPSSNIAAYHAIVAELKLEDQSQEFVEAETSNAADETTDVSRDELRDNWSKLTDTHQFFGMLKRLKIGRQAAVRTVGDDYAWKLDNSATAEMMHASVKSGLPIMCFVANDGIVQIHSGPIFNVQPMGPWINIMDPTFHLHLRQDHIAETWAVRKPTTDGHVTSLEAYNAEGEMIIQFFGKRQEGSDERAEWRKIIENLPRAASVAA
- a CDS encoding energy transducer TonB family protein, with the protein product MTISAKTRSRQVLIGEPDADGGLNDNNMHPGHELSDLRNVQRQPAGEAVVHYARFAQIPSFPDHPEAEPIASVPPPPMDAAVEKQEDEKAPVRRRVALTCVCSLIFHMTLAAVLLIAFPNAPEEAIEEAGEAVSVVMYGNSDVDQTAAGETEVTVQEEIIPEAVEPDKIQPTEAAELQLETVQPTEVAPVETQDTVQQAPPPEVTRVSPETVTAAEPEIIVSEVPAETAVAQPMSTVVPEEPKPAEEISPEVQPSEVPPVAAAEPEEVKPVETAEIQPEPEVPQEIVTPTQKPKVVAQEKPKPVEKKRPPKKAAGSEGEAQQDSERGVAEGNATAQSDSNSRSAGNNDGIGTAANANYDGKVRSRIRRSIRTPRGVEGTVVVSFSVNGSGGLTSVRVTRGSGVPEIDQLAVEAVRRAAPFGPTPGGNGRNFTSLPITVN
- a CDS encoding FecCD family ABC transporter permease produces the protein MALPQAMMERRRSFPIADIREIRQAGDRTRLALLALALLVAGSVFSMLFSVTTGASDVSILDVISNIAGSEAALSTRDRIIIFDIRLPRAILGFLIGASLAVSGTVMQGLFRNPLADPGLVGVSSGASFGAVAMIVLGGGIAAPLEALLGIYALPAAAFGGGLVTTLLLYRIATRHGQTSVATMLLAGIALGALALATTGLLIYMANDQQLRDLTFWSMGSLAGATWTKIAAATPIILLSFTALPFMARGLNAITLGEAAAFHMGVPVQRLKNVAIVGVAAATGASVAVSGGIGFVGIVVPHILRMAIGPDHRFLLPAAALLGGSLLIFADVLARTLVAPAELPIGIITAAVGGPFFLWILLRQRSRLAL
- a CDS encoding DUF423 domain-containing protein; the protein is MSLNARLEPVFYLFAGLFGVAGVALAALAAHGGGEANLAASASAMCLAHAPALLALALGNVRLRTAWLAGLLMIVGTLLFAGDLVTLRFAGSSLFPYAAPTGGWAMMLGWLAVAAGAIFHVRN
- the hemP gene encoding hemin uptake protein HemP yields the protein MMVEKPDNFKHVPLQSEPAAQHRIVESADLFRGTNEIMIRHDGLVYRLKITRQGKLILNK
- a CDS encoding DUF2325 domain-containing protein, with the translated sequence MARKGKKGSNREVRDSAGEDAGQASLGRSKLDGRSFLYVGGRDCQVAHLRQICSNFGAELIHHDGGLREAVSRIDTLLPSVDCVFCPIDCISHDACLRVKTGCKKFSKTFIPLRNGSKSSLERALQTMNERDNSR